Genomic window (Streptosporangium brasiliense):
AAGTGGAGTTCGGTTTCCTGCCCCCGCAGATGCCCTGCCCGCCCGACGGCCGCGTCACCACCTGGCCCGTCGTGCCGAACTTCGTCGGCAAGACCGGCAATGAGGCGAAACAGGCCGCCCTGCAGCTCGGCTTCCCGCTCGTCAGCAGCCAGTCCATCGTGACCGAGGGATACGACGACGGTTCGCACCTCGAACGCACCGTCTGCACCCAGGACCCGCCCGCCGGCCAGAGCATGCGCCAGCACTACGGTACGACGCTGAGCCTGCGAGTCGCCGACGGCAAGGGGTCGTGCACCCCGTAGTCGCCTCCTTCCGTACACCCGCATGCCATCCGGCCGCCGTGCCGGCCCGATCCCCTTCCAGGGGGAGATCAGGGTGTGTCGCCTGAGGTTGGGGCAGTCGACGGACGGAACCCGTATCCGCAAACGGCGGCCCTGCAAATCCCGGCCGGGCCCCCTTCGATCATCACCGAATACGTCGACGGCTGTTTACAACGTTGAATGCAACGTTGTACAAACGGCTGGTAATGGAGATCGCCCAGGCTGGATGCCGAGGTGAGCGTCGGCGAGAGGCGAACCCTAGCGAGAGGGATCCGAATGCGCGCCGGAATCGTCCAACGCATGACAGCGCTGTGCGCGGGGTTGGCCTGCCTCATCGCGGCAGCCCCGGCCGCGTCCTCCCCGCGGGAGGCCGCCTCGGCCGCTCTACGGCAGAGCGCCTCGGGCGGCGTCCCGGGAGCCGCCCCGGCGGAACGTGGCAGTGGGGGCGGGACCTACACCAATCAGGTCAGCGGCGGTTTCGCCGACACCTTCGCCGACCCCGCGATCATCCGGGGCGAGGACGGCTGGTGGTACGCCTTCGGTACCAGCGATCCCCTGCGCGAGGGGGAGAGGAGTGCTCACCACCTGCCG
Coding sequences:
- a CDS encoding PASTA domain-containing protein, translated to MPSFKGKTLDAVSGELGRSWPTYTTAYRALPDGHLFDGESYSGTWIVCTQVEDAQAKKVEFGFLPPQMPCPPDGRVTTWPVVPNFVGKTGNEAKQAALQLGFPLVSSQSIVTEGYDDGSHLERTVCTQDPPAGQSMRQHYGTTLSLRVADGKGSCTP